The Nitrosomonas cryotolerans ATCC 49181 genome includes a window with the following:
- a CDS encoding 3-phosphoglycerate dehydrogenase family protein, whose product MPERQHKIFNIRTFNQISPRGLKCFPANHYQVSDTSANPDAILVRSHNMLKMHIPDSVLAIGRAGAGTNNIPVTNMSSRGIPVFNTPGANANAVKELVLAGMLLAARNLVPALHFSEHLQGDDATLHKAAEAEKKQFSGIELPGRTLGIIGLGEIGRLVADVALKLGMKVIGYDPKITIDSAWSLSSAVKKAQDIEEIIRRSDFITLHVPLLDTTRHLINEENVSSMRPDTILLNFSRGGVIDENAVLAGLQNHKIKYYVCDFPSQKLLHHKAVITLPHLGASTLEAEENCAVMVANQLVDYLQNGNITNTVNFPNITMERESPYRVAVANANVPNLLGQISTSMAKANLNIHNMTNKSRGEMAYTLVDVDSMVPQQVIDDLARIPGVLMTRYLPTLIQ is encoded by the coding sequence ATGCCTGAACGTCAACACAAGATCTTCAATATCCGGACCTTTAATCAGATTTCACCCCGAGGATTGAAATGCTTCCCGGCAAATCACTATCAGGTGAGCGATACTAGTGCTAACCCGGATGCTATCCTTGTACGCTCACATAATATGCTGAAAATGCATATCCCGGACAGCGTCCTAGCAATAGGACGTGCAGGAGCCGGAACTAATAATATACCCGTTACGAATATGAGTTCCCGGGGCATCCCTGTGTTCAATACTCCAGGAGCCAATGCCAACGCAGTCAAAGAACTGGTGCTGGCCGGAATGCTACTGGCGGCAAGAAATTTAGTGCCCGCACTACACTTTTCCGAGCATTTGCAAGGCGATGATGCTACCTTACACAAAGCAGCTGAAGCGGAAAAAAAACAATTTTCTGGCATAGAATTACCTGGGCGCACGTTAGGCATTATTGGTTTGGGTGAAATCGGAAGACTCGTAGCGGATGTGGCACTTAAACTGGGCATGAAAGTCATCGGTTATGATCCCAAGATAACAATCGATTCTGCCTGGAGCCTATCGTCAGCAGTAAAAAAAGCACAAGATATTGAAGAAATTATACGTCGCAGTGATTTTATTACACTGCATGTTCCATTATTGGATACAACACGCCATCTTATTAATGAAGAAAACGTGAGCAGCATGAGACCAGATACGATTTTGCTGAATTTCTCACGTGGCGGCGTTATTGATGAAAATGCAGTTTTGGCAGGCCTCCAGAATCACAAAATCAAATACTATGTTTGCGACTTCCCAAGTCAGAAATTACTGCACCACAAGGCAGTTATTACCTTACCCCATTTAGGCGCATCTACTCTGGAAGCAGAAGAAAACTGCGCTGTGATGGTAGCGAATCAGCTCGTAGATTACCTCCAGAATGGTAATATTACTAATACGGTTAATTTTCCTAATATCACAATGGAACGTGAATCACCTTATCGAGTAGCAGTAGCTAATGCCAATGTTCCCAATCTACTGGGACAAATCTCTACCAGTATGGCAAAAGCTAATTTAAATATACACAATATGACCAATAAATCACGTGGAGAAATGGCTTACACGTTAGTGGATGTCGACAGCATGGTACCCCAACAGGTAATCGATGATCTTGCCAGGATACCTGGTGTTCTCATGACACGCTACCTGCCCACTTTGATTCAATAA
- the pheA gene encoding prephenate dehydratase, translated as MTEELQHLRDKIDTIDNELLKLVNERAKLAQAIGQKKKSGIIYRPDREAQILERLKEHNLGPVANERIIQLFTEIMSLCRAMEEPITVAYLGPRGTFSEEAALKRFGNAITTAACDSIDEVFRKVESGAAGYGVVPIENSTEGAIGRTMDLLLQTPLIVCGEIQLPIHQYLMAQHTELSQINKIYSHPQSFSQCHEWLHRNLPHLLDTARINAPSNADAARLAAADKNAAAIASKRAADVFGLAICAENIEDDPKNTTRFLVIGTQNIAASGKDKTSLVISTNNRPGAIHELLAPLAQYGVGMSRLESRPSRTGLWEYVFFIDIEGHQENQNVVTALQELRKKATFLKIFGSYPVA; from the coding sequence ATGACTGAAGAACTCCAACACTTACGCGACAAGATTGACACCATTGACAATGAATTACTCAAGCTGGTAAATGAGCGTGCCAAACTTGCACAAGCGATTGGACAGAAAAAAAAGAGTGGCATCATTTATCGTCCTGACCGGGAAGCCCAGATACTGGAGCGTTTAAAGGAACACAATCTCGGACCTGTCGCAAATGAACGTATTATTCAGCTATTTACTGAAATTATGTCTTTGTGCCGTGCCATGGAAGAACCCATAACTGTGGCCTATTTAGGTCCACGTGGAACGTTCTCTGAAGAAGCAGCTTTAAAACGTTTTGGTAACGCTATCACGACAGCAGCGTGTGATTCAATTGATGAAGTCTTTCGTAAAGTAGAATCAGGGGCAGCAGGTTATGGCGTCGTACCGATAGAGAATTCTACTGAAGGTGCAATTGGCAGAACGATGGATTTATTGTTACAAACACCATTAATTGTATGCGGTGAAATTCAGTTACCCATACATCAATATCTGATGGCCCAGCATACTGAACTTTCACAAATTAATAAAATTTATTCGCATCCGCAATCATTCTCTCAGTGTCACGAATGGTTGCACAGAAATTTACCTCACTTATTAGATACTGCACGCATCAATGCACCCAGTAATGCCGATGCAGCTCGATTAGCTGCAGCAGATAAAAATGCGGCCGCAATTGCAAGCAAAAGAGCAGCTGATGTATTTGGACTGGCTATCTGTGCCGAAAATATCGAAGATGATCCAAAAAATACGACGCGATTTCTAGTCATTGGAACACAAAATATCGCGGCCTCCGGTAAAGATAAAACGTCACTGGTCATTTCGACGAATAATCGCCCTGGCGCAATCCATGAACTACTCGCGCCACTGGCCCAATATGGTGTCGGCATGAGTCGCCTCGAGTCACGTCCATCACGTACCGGGCTGTGGGAATATGTATTTTTTATTGATATTGAAGGCCACCAGGAAAACCAGAATGTTGTAACTGCACTTCAAGAACTACGTAAGAAAGCAACATTCTTAAAGATATTCGGATCTTATCCTGTAGCATAA